A single Archocentrus centrarchus isolate MPI-CPG fArcCen1 unplaced genomic scaffold, fArcCen1 scaffold_30_ctg1, whole genome shotgun sequence DNA region contains:
- the syk gene encoding LOW QUALITY PROTEIN: tyrosine-protein kinase SYK (The sequence of the model RefSeq protein was modified relative to this genomic sequence to represent the inferred CDS: inserted 2 bases in 2 codons; deleted 2 bases in 2 codons) encodes MADNVTSLPFFYGNITREEAEDYLRQMGLSNGLYLLRQSRNYLGGFALSVSHTGRCYHYTIERQPNDTYAIAGGKSYRSPVDVIDYHSQETDGLVCLLKXPCNRPKNMQPKVGPXEDLKEKLIREYVKQTWNLQGAALEQAIISQRPQLEKLIATTAHEKMPWFHGAITREGSEPRLQSGPRTNGKFLIRQRDANGSYALCLLHEGQVMHYRIDRDSTGKLSIPEGKKFDTLWQLVEHYSYKPDGLLRVLTEACPRPDGDIGLIGRPLLPHGHPKFRSSIQTAADGFSNMISKVPIPVIRKTPQSRPEYSERNPYETRVPGKEAMPMDTQVYESPYADPDELRSSTVNRSQLFLEDGELGSGNFGTVMKGTYKMRKTEKPVAVKILKNDDNNQSVRDEMLREANVMQQLDNPYIVRMIGICEAENLMLVMELAELGPLHKFLQKNKQAAIKNITELVHQVSMGMKYLEEHNFVHRDLAARNVLLVTQHYAKISDFGLSKAVAEDQNYYKAKGHGKWPVKWYAPECINYFKFSSKSDVWSFGVLMWEAYSYGQKPYKGMKGNDVLQMIESGKRMEAPEKCPPEMYELMKTCWTYKANERPGFSVVEPRLREYYYDIAQ; translated from the exons ATGGCTGATAATGTGACTTCATTGCCATTCTTCTATGGCAATATTACCAgggaggaggcagaggactacttGCGGCAGATGGGCCTGAGCAATGGCTTATACCTCCTACGGCAAAGCCGAAACTATCTCGGAGGCTTTGCGCTGTCTGTGTCACATACAGGTCGTTGCTACCACTACACAATTGAAAGACAACCCAATGATACATATGCTATTGCTGGTGGTAAGAGCTACAGAAGCCCAGTGGATGTGATTGACTACCATTCCCAGGAGACGGATGGTCTTGTATGCCTGCTGA AGCCTTGTAACAGGCCCAAGAACATGCAGCCAAAGGTGGGGC TTGAAGacctgaaagaaaaactgatcCGGGAGTATGTAAAGCAGACCTGGAACCTGCAG G GGGCGGCTCTGGAGCAGGCCATCATCAGCCAGCGACCTCAGCTGGAGAAACTCATTGCTACCACTGCTCATGAAAAAATGCCCTGGTTTCATGGA GCAATAACACGAGAAGGCTCTGAGCCCAGGCTTCAAAGTGGCCCCCGTACTAATGGAAAGTTCCT GATTCGGCAGAGAGATGCGAATGGATCCTACGCTCTGTGTTTACTGCATGAAGGACAAGTCATGCATTATCGTATTGACAGAGACTCGACTGGCAAGCTCTCCATCCCAGAGGGCAAGAAATTTGACACCCTGTGGCAG ctggtGGAGCACTACTCATATAAACCTGATGGTCTGCTGCGAGTGCTAACAGAGGCCTGTCCAAGGCCTGATGGAGACATTG GGCTGATAGGACGGCCTCTTCTTCCACATGGTCATCCTAAATTTCGTTCTTCCATT CAAACTGCGGCAGATGGA TTCTCAAACATGATCAGTAAAGTTCCCATACCTGTCATAAGAAAG ACACCTCAATCTCGACCCGAGTATTCAGAACGCAATCCTTATGAAACCAGGGTGCCTGGTAAAG AGGCTATGCCAATGGACACACAGGTATATGAGAGTCCTTATGCAGATCCAGATGAACTGAGGAGTTCTACAGTGAATCGCTCACAGCTCTTCTTGGAGGATGGCGAACTGGGCTCTGGGAATTTCGGCACTGTCATGAAGGGCACCTACAAGATGAGAAA GACAGAGAAGCCGGTTGCAGTCAAAATCTTGAAGAATGATGATAACAACCAGTCAGTACGTGATGAAATGCTGCGGGAAGCAAATGTTATGCAGCAGCTGGACAATCCTTACATTGTCCGGATGATTGGTATCTGTGAAGCAGAGAACCTCATGCTGGTCATGGAGTTGGCTGAGCTGGGACCCCTCCACAAGTTCCTGCAGAAAAACAA GCAAGCAGCCATAAAGAATATCACAGAGCTGGTCCACCAGGTGTCTATGGGGATGAAGTACCTGGAGGAGCATAACTTTGTCCACAGGGACCTTGCTGCCAGGAACGTGCTGCTGGTCACACAGCACTATGCCAAGATCAGTGACTTTGGCCTCTCTAAAGCTGTTGCTGAGGATCAAAACTACTACAAG GCCAAGGGTCATGGGAAGTGGCCAGTGAAATGGTACGCTCCTGAATGCATTAACTACTTCAAATTCTCATCCAAGAGTGATGTGTGGAGCTTTGGGGTGCTCATGTGGGAGGCCTACTCCTATGGCCAAAAACCATACAAg GGAATGAAAGGAAACGATGTCCTGCAGATGATTGAAAGTGGAAAACGTATGGAAGCCCCAGAGAAGTGTCCACCAGAGATGTATGAGCTCATGAAGACCTGCTGGACATACAA GGCAAATGAAAGGCCCGGATTTTCTGTTGTTGAGCCAAGACTACGAGAGTATTACTATGACATTGCACAGTGA